One window of Nostoc sp. C052 genomic DNA carries:
- a CDS encoding non-ribosomal peptide synthetase, translated as MNNIEDLYELSPMQQGMLFHTLYAPESEVYFEQLLCILSGELNFSAFKQAWQQVVARHPVLRSSFYWEEIEKPLQMVSKQVDLSWEQLDWRNFTPDEQQQYLEDFLKCDRQKQFDLSQASLMRFTVIHLKEYTYQFIWSHHHILFDGWSMQIILKEVLAFYEAHQRGEHLRLISSPPYREYINWLQQQNITQAKNFWQKKLQGFETPTLIGDWGLGTGDGKQQTYNEQTFELSQTVTEKLQYAAGQHHLTLNNLVQGAYALLLSRYSGENDVVFGATVSGRPPTLAGVNSMVGLLINTLPIRVQITPKAELLPWLKQLQSQAFEQEEYAYYSLAEIQRLSDFPPGMRLFDSLLVFENYPLDSAEQDIKKTLGISNIRCFERTNYPLTIVVNPESQLSGRIIYETSRFEQETIVRIIGHFQTLLAGIADNIQQDISQLSLLSEAEEEKLILQENNQSIDSIHYKCIHILFEEQVEKNPDAIALVYEKEYLTYRELNNRANQLAHYLQVLGVKPEVRVGICVERSLEMVIGILAILKAGGAYIPLDPAYPTDRLVFMMEDVQTPILLTQTHLQDKLPIYNQTVVNLDSDWEIISQYKEDNLHSEVNPENLAYIIYTSGSTGTPKGTEITHRSIIGFMFGVDYIHLDAEQIWLQHSSISWDGLTLELWPPLLYGGCCVLYPDTILTPEDLSKIIQEQGVNTMFLTTALFNLMIDTMPQGLLGIKQLLFGGESVSVPHVRRALELLPETQLIHAYGPSECTVFTCCYPIPQQLAENVHSIPIGKPIGDRQVYLLDKDLHRVPIGVPGELYIGGASVARGYLNQPILTSEKFIANPFLEGDTLYKTGDLIRRLPDGNLEFVGRIDTQVKIRGFRIELGEIEAVLNQHLDIKQVVVIAHENEHGNKYLLAYLLTKNNQPTPHTLRNFLKTKLPDYMIPTVFVFLEALPLTPNGKINRRALPVPNAEQRNLEVDFVAPRTPTEQELVTIWVEVLKLKQVGIHDNFFELGGHSLLATQVISRLREAFCLDFSLRYLFENPTIAELGQEIEKAENDAIAEIIGEVDQLSDQEITQQLLL; from the coding sequence ATGAACAATATCGAAGACCTCTATGAACTTTCGCCCATGCAGCAGGGGATGCTGTTTCATACTCTTTATGCGCCAGAATCGGAAGTTTATTTTGAGCAGTTGCTTTGCATCCTCTCTGGAGAATTAAATTTTTCTGCCTTTAAGCAAGCTTGGCAACAGGTTGTAGCGCGACACCCAGTTTTACGCAGTTCCTTTTATTGGGAGGAGATAGAAAAGCCCTTGCAAATGGTGAGTAAGCAAGTGGATCTCTCGTGGGAACAACTGGACTGGCGGAATTTTACTCCCGATGAACAACAACAGTATTTAGAGGATTTTTTGAAATGCGATCGCCAAAAACAATTTGATCTATCTCAAGCTTCCCTGATGCGCTTCACCGTCATCCATCTAAAGGAGTATACTTACCAATTTATTTGGAGTCATCATCATATCCTCTTTGATGGCTGGTCGATGCAAATTATCCTCAAAGAAGTTTTAGCTTTTTATGAGGCTCATCAGCGAGGTGAACATTTACGCCTGATATCCTCTCCCCCCTATCGAGAATATATTAATTGGTTACAGCAACAGAATATTACTCAAGCAAAAAACTTCTGGCAAAAAAAACTCCAGGGATTTGAAACTCCTACATTAATAGGGGACTGGGGACTGGGGACTGGGGACGGGAAACAGCAAACATACAACGAGCAAACTTTTGAATTATCTCAAACGGTAACTGAGAAACTGCAATATGCGGCAGGACAGCATCATTTAACTCTGAATAATTTGGTGCAGGGAGCTTATGCGTTGCTACTTTCCCGCTACAGTGGTGAAAACGATGTGGTCTTTGGTGCAACTGTATCCGGCCGTCCACCAACGCTTGCAGGAGTGAATTCTATGGTTGGGTTATTAATAAATACACTCCCTATACGGGTACAAATTACACCAAAAGCCGAATTATTACCCTGGCTCAAGCAATTACAAAGCCAAGCATTTGAACAGGAAGAATATGCTTATTATTCTCTAGCAGAAATTCAGCGATTGAGTGATTTTCCACCAGGAATGCGACTATTCGACAGCCTTTTAGTGTTTGAAAATTATCCGCTAGATTCTGCTGAACAGGATATCAAAAAAACTTTAGGAATTAGTAATATCCGTTGTTTTGAACGTACCAATTATCCGCTAACTATAGTAGTTAATCCTGAATCACAATTGTCTGGCAGGATTATCTATGAGACCAGTCGCTTTGAGCAAGAAACAATTGTCAGAATAATTGGACATTTCCAAACGCTACTAGCAGGAATAGCAGACAATATACAACAAGATATTTCCCAATTGTCTCTGCTCAGTGAAGCTGAAGAAGAAAAATTAATTCTACAAGAGAATAATCAAAGTATAGATTCTATTCATTACAAATGTATTCATATTTTATTTGAAGAACAAGTAGAAAAGAACCCTGATGCGATAGCACTTGTATATGAAAAGGAATATTTAACTTATCGGGAGTTGAATAACCGCGCCAATCAATTAGCCCATTATTTACAAGTGCTGGGAGTTAAACCTGAAGTACGAGTGGGAATTTGTGTCGAGCGATCGCTAGAAATGGTTATAGGAATACTAGCTATCCTCAAAGCGGGTGGGGCATACATTCCGCTAGATCCGGCTTATCCAACAGATCGACTAGTATTCATGATGGAAGATGTGCAGACACCGATTTTATTAACGCAAACTCATTTGCAAGATAAACTTCCAATCTATAATCAAACTGTAGTGAATCTTGACTCAGATTGGGAAATAATTTCTCAATATAAAGAAGATAATTTACACAGTGAAGTTAATCCAGAAAACTTAGCTTATATCATCTATACCTCTGGCTCAACTGGAACACCAAAGGGAACAGAAATTACTCATCGTAGCATCATTGGTTTTATGTTTGGGGTTGATTATATTCACCTTGATGCAGAACAGATTTGGCTGCAACATTCATCGATTTCTTGGGATGGACTAACTCTAGAACTTTGGCCGCCCTTGCTTTATGGTGGGTGTTGTGTGCTTTACCCAGACACAATCCTCACACCTGAAGACTTAAGCAAGATTATCCAAGAGCAAGGGGTTAACACTATGTTTCTGACTACCGCTTTATTTAATCTTATGATTGACACGATGCCACAAGGGTTGTTAGGGATTAAACAACTTCTGTTTGGAGGAGAATCTGTTTCTGTACCTCATGTTCGTCGCGCCTTAGAATTATTGCCTGAAACACAATTAATTCATGCTTACGGCCCTTCAGAATGTACCGTTTTTACCTGTTGTTATCCGATTCCTCAACAACTTGCTGAAAATGTACATTCAATTCCCATTGGAAAACCTATCGGTGATAGACAAGTTTACCTACTAGATAAAGATTTACACAGAGTCCCGATTGGCGTTCCTGGGGAACTTTATATCGGTGGGGCGAGTGTTGCTAGAGGTTACTTAAATCAACCAATATTAACCAGTGAAAAATTTATTGCCAATCCTTTTCTTGAGGGCGATACACTTTACAAAACCGGAGATTTAATTCGCCGTCTCCCTGATGGAAATCTGGAATTTGTCGGGCGAATTGATACACAGGTTAAAATTCGCGGTTTCCGCATTGAATTAGGAGAAATTGAAGCAGTTTTAAATCAACATCTTGACATAAAACAAGTCGTAGTTATTGCACATGAAAATGAACATGGAAACAAGTATTTATTAGCCTATCTCCTTACCAAGAATAATCAACCAACGCCTCATACCCTGCGAAACTTCCTCAAGACAAAGCTACCTGACTACATGATTCCCACAGTATTCGTATTTCTAGAGGCATTACCCCTAACACCTAATGGTAAAATTAATCGCCGTGCTTTACCTGTCCCAAATGCGGAACAAAGAAATCTAGAGGTTGATTTTGTTGCTCCTCGCACGCCTACCGAACAAGAATTAGTCACGATTTGGGTTGAAGTTCTCAAATTAAAACAGGTTGGAATTCACGATAACTTTTTTGAGTTAGGGGGACATTCTTTACTAGCTACCCAAGTTATCTCTCGATTAAGAGAAGCATTTTGTTTGGATTTTTCTCTGCGTTATTTATTTGAAAATCCGACGATTGCTGAACTCGGTCAAGAAATTGAAAAAGCAGAAAATGATGCAATTGCAGAGATTATAGGAGAAGTTGATCAGTTATCAGACCAAGAAATTACACAACAATTGCTTTTGTGA
- a CDS encoding non-ribosomal peptide synthetase, with protein sequence MSEIRISPTQSIDNYSTLTEQQQHKILVEWNDTTVDYPQHLCIHQLFEAQVEKTPDSIAVVFNEEQLTYQELNHQANKVAHYLHSDSLGVGPEILVGICMERSLEMIVGLLGILKAGGAYVPLDPTYPQERLSFMLADSQVSVLLTQQKFAEEFAGSRAKGVCLDTDWESINKHSQENLASNVTAENLAYVIYTSGSTGTPKGVAVPHRAVNRLVCNTNYIQFMPGDAYGCQLLVAQASNTSFDAATFEIWGSLLHGARLVVIPQNVVLSPQHFATYIREQRISILFLTTALFNQLASVVPEAFKHLRHLLFGGEAVDPKSVKLILSNGAPQQLLHVYGPTESTTFACWYLVQDIPEGATNIPIGRPLSNTQIYILDSQLQPVPIGTPGELYIGGDGLARGYLNRPELTKEKFIPNPFEGAEGRGAGEQRGKGQTDSSFFSPVPHINRQSPIPNPRLYKTGDLARFLADGNIEFIGRIDNQVKIRGFRIELGEIEALLSQHSDVQQAVVIVREDIPGDKRLVAYIVPKQKLEVSTANLKCFLQEKLPDYMIPAVFVILDSLPLTPNGKVDRRNLPGCDRTRPNLEEIFVAPRNPIEEKLAVIWAALLALEQIGVNDNFFQLGGHSLIATQILSRVREVFQVELSFHHIFDKPTIAGLAQIIALHSQREQQLQCPTIQRIEREGLLPVSFAQERVYFIQQLAPESIAYQFQATMRFQGQLNVPILQQCLNEIVLRHEIFRTTYPAVNGRLFQVIHPAQPISFRVIDLQTFPESERELEAQCLIEAELQKPFDLNQLPLVRWVLFKLSEQEHLLIHIEHHITHDGWSFNIFLGELLELYQAFCLGNPSPLPQPLLQFVDFAHWQRQWVKSQEAEVQKAYWQQKLSGSSPLLALPYDRPRPTEQTYNGDQIRVELPIDLCESLRVLSRQEGVTLFMTMLGAFLVILHRYTGQDDLSVGTAVANRRIQEVEKLIGMIVNNLVLRTYLSGNPTFRELLGRVRQVTLEAYANEDLPFDQVVEVLKPIRNLSHNPLFQVMFSFHDSPMPDLILPGLDISLYEPISNKSAKFDLDFLVIPRSEQRVQNGSKTGAKGITLVLEYNSDLFDADTIQRMLEQYQTLLESIVDNPEQRISELPLLTQTQQQLLREWNQTHREYLNKECIHKLFAAQVDLTPYAVAIQQADEQLTYRELSDRANQLAHHLQSLGVKPETLVGICVERSLEMIVGLLGILKAGGAYIPLDPAYPQERLTDILEDTQLSILLTQERFQDRLPNYAGKIICLDTDWLEIAQHSTANPINEVQLHNLAYMIYTSGSTGKPKGVMIEQRSLTNFTLTATHEYGINASDNILQFASICFDASVEEIFPCLLVGATLVLRTEEMLHSSDEFWRCCQEWQLTVLDLPTAYWHQLVAELTPEDSRVAESLRMVIIGGEEAQLEKVKHWHSSIAHLSNPPQLLNSYGPTEATVITTLNCLTPAATSVSIGRPISNAQVYILDRYLQPVPIGVTGELYIAGDGLARGYWQRPELTALKFIENPFYNPKSKIQNPKLERLYKTGDTARFRPDGNLEYLGRVDNQVKIRGFRIELGEIETVLSQHPEVLQAVVIAREDIPGQKRLVAYVVPKSQLTTDELRHFLKQKLPNYMVPSAFVLLKALPMTLNQKVDYRVLPAPEISRSAEPNFVALQTPTEERLAAIWAEILRLKQVGIHDNFFELGGDSILSIQVISRANQAGIQIAPKQLFQYQTIAELAAVAGITRQVKAEQGLVTGKVALTPIQHWFFEQKLSEPDYFNQSVLLKVSPDLQPELLQQVVQQLLVHHDALRSRFARLPLGESQFQQEEENWQQFNAPTQESIPFSVIDLSHLSAEGQQTAIKTADAELQASLNLSTGAMATPAAGIARVALFQLGNNQPGRLLFIIHHLVVDGISWRILLEDLATGYQQISCGEAIKLPPKTTSWQYWSDRLTEYAQSSDELNYWLSESSLKVTALPVDYPSDKENNTLASTDSVSLSLTEEHTRALLQDVPSAYNTQINDVLLTALVQSFAQWTGQPSLLLDLEGHGREDLFEDVDLSRTVGWFTTLFPVHLQLEEIDHPGEALKLIKEQLRRIPNRGIGYGVLRYLQQDESTRKQLQALPQAEVSFNYLGQFDQVLKASDVLGLVEEFKAEQSLLNQRSHLLGVGGFIHAGRLEMIWNYSNKIHKRDTIESLAFGFMEKLRSLITHCQSVDAIGYTPSDFSAAKLSQKQLDKFLAKINKNK encoded by the coding sequence ATGTCAGAAATTAGAATTAGCCCTACTCAGTCTATTGATAATTATTCAACTTTAACTGAGCAGCAACAACATAAAATCTTAGTGGAATGGAACGATACAACAGTAGATTATCCTCAGCATTTATGTATACATCAATTATTTGAAGCGCAAGTAGAAAAAACTCCAGACAGTATCGCTGTTGTCTTCAATGAGGAACAACTAACTTACCAAGAGTTGAACCACCAAGCAAATAAAGTAGCACATTATCTACATTCCGATTCGCTAGGTGTAGGGCCAGAAATTCTAGTAGGCATTTGCATGGAGCGTTCCCTAGAGATGATCGTAGGGCTATTGGGAATTCTCAAAGCTGGAGGAGCTTATGTCCCCTTAGACCCAACCTATCCCCAAGAGCGTCTCAGTTTCATGCTTGCAGATTCACAAGTGTCGGTGCTGTTGACACAGCAGAAGTTCGCTGAAGAATTTGCTGGTAGCAGGGCGAAGGGAGTTTGCTTAGATACTGATTGGGAATCAATTAACAAACACAGTCAAGAAAATCTTGCTAGCAACGTTACGGCTGAAAATCTGGCTTACGTTATCTACACCTCTGGTTCTACAGGAACACCAAAGGGAGTAGCTGTGCCACATCGGGCTGTGAATCGACTAGTATGCAACACCAACTACATACAGTTTATGCCGGGCGATGCCTACGGCTGTCAACTACTCGTTGCTCAAGCCTCAAATACTTCATTTGATGCAGCCACTTTCGAGATATGGGGATCTCTTTTGCACGGGGCTAGGCTGGTGGTAATTCCTCAGAATGTTGTGCTTTCACCCCAGCATTTCGCAACGTACATCCGCGAACAAAGAATTAGTATATTATTTTTGACGACAGCTTTATTTAATCAGTTAGCTAGCGTTGTCCCTGAAGCATTTAAACACCTACGACACTTGCTATTTGGAGGCGAGGCTGTAGATCCCAAGTCAGTCAAATTGATTTTGAGCAATGGAGCGCCACAGCAATTACTGCATGTTTATGGCCCAACTGAGAGTACAACATTTGCTTGTTGGTATCTAGTGCAAGATATTCCTGAAGGGGCTACAAACATACCCATTGGTCGCCCACTCTCCAATACACAAATTTATATACTCGACTCCCAACTTCAACCAGTTCCGATTGGTACTCCTGGCGAACTATATATTGGCGGCGATGGTTTGGCACGAGGCTACCTAAACCGTCCAGAATTAACCAAGGAAAAATTTATTCCTAATCCCTTTGAGGGGGCAGAGGGAAGGGGAGCAGGGGAGCAGAGGGGGAAAGGGCAAACAGATAGCTCTTTCTTTTCCCCAGTCCCCCATATCAATCGCCAATCCCCAATCCCCAATCCCCGGCTTTACAAAACTGGTGATTTAGCCCGTTTCTTGGCAGACGGCAACATTGAGTTTATTGGGCGAATCGATAATCAGGTGAAGATTCGCGGCTTCCGCATTGAATTAGGAGAAATTGAGGCACTTTTAAGTCAACATTCGGATGTACAGCAGGCAGTGGTAATCGTCCGTGAAGACATTCCTGGTGATAAGCGTCTTGTCGCCTATATTGTCCCTAAGCAAAAACTTGAGGTGAGTACCGCTAACCTAAAATGCTTCCTCCAGGAGAAGCTGCCCGACTATATGATACCGGCAGTCTTTGTAATTCTAGACTCGCTGCCACTCACCCCTAATGGTAAAGTGGATCGTCGAAATCTTCCAGGTTGCGATCGCACCCGCCCGAATCTCGAAGAAATCTTTGTCGCACCTCGCAACCCAATTGAGGAGAAATTAGCGGTCATCTGGGCTGCGTTACTGGCACTTGAGCAAATTGGAGTCAATGATAATTTTTTCCAATTAGGTGGTCATTCCCTCATTGCCACTCAGATCCTTTCTCGTGTGCGCGAAGTTTTCCAAGTTGAGTTGTCCTTTCATCACATCTTTGATAAACCTACCATCGCTGGTTTAGCTCAAATAATCGCACTGCACAGCCAGCGAGAACAGCAGTTACAGTGTCCTACCATACAACGAATTGAGCGTGAAGGACTTTTACCAGTTTCCTTTGCTCAAGAGCGAGTGTACTTTATTCAACAATTGGCTCCTGAAAGTATTGCCTACCAATTCCAGGCAACTATGCGATTTCAGGGTCAACTCAATGTGCCGATATTACAACAGTGCCTCAACGAGATTGTACTACGTCATGAAATCTTTCGCACAACTTACCCGGCGGTGAATGGACGACTATTTCAGGTAATTCACCCAGCACAACCAATCAGCTTCAGAGTAATTGACCTCCAGACATTTCCTGAATCTGAGCGGGAACTAGAAGCTCAATGTCTGATTGAGGCAGAATTGCAAAAACCCTTTGACCTGAATCAACTACCGTTGGTCAGATGGGTTTTGTTCAAGTTGAGCGAACAAGAACATCTGTTAATCCACATTGAGCATCATATAACTCATGATGGTTGGTCATTCAATATATTTCTGGGTGAATTGCTCGAACTTTATCAAGCCTTCTGTTTGGGTAATCCTTCCCCGCTTCCTCAACCATTGCTTCAATTTGTGGATTTTGCCCATTGGCAGCGACAGTGGGTCAAAAGCCAAGAAGCGGAGGTACAAAAAGCCTATTGGCAGCAGAAGTTATCTGGTAGTTCACCGTTGTTAGCATTACCTTATGATCGCCCGCGACCGACAGAGCAAACTTACAATGGCGATCAAATTAGGGTAGAACTTCCTATCGACTTGTGCGAATCTCTGCGAGTTCTGAGTCGTCAGGAGGGTGTCACCTTATTTATGACGATGCTGGGAGCTTTCTTGGTAATATTGCATCGATATACTGGGCAAGATGACCTGAGCGTAGGGACTGCCGTTGCCAATCGGCGGATACAGGAGGTAGAAAAGTTAATTGGCATGATTGTCAATAACCTAGTTCTACGCACTTATTTGTCTGGCAATCCCACATTTAGAGAATTACTCGGTCGAGTTCGTCAAGTGACGTTAGAAGCATACGCCAACGAAGATTTACCCTTCGATCAGGTGGTAGAGGTTCTCAAGCCAATACGGAATTTGAGTCACAATCCTCTATTTCAAGTGATGTTCAGCTTCCATGATTCCCCGATGCCGGATTTGATTCTGCCAGGTTTGGACATTAGCTTGTATGAACCGATCAGCAATAAATCAGCAAAGTTTGATTTAGATTTCTTGGTGATACCGCGTTCTGAGCAACGTGTGCAGAACGGTTCTAAAACCGGAGCAAAGGGAATCACACTAGTCTTGGAATATAATAGTGACCTCTTTGATGCTGACACAATCCAACGAATGTTAGAACAGTATCAAACTTTACTAGAAAGTATTGTCGATAATCCGGAGCAGCGAATTTCGGAATTACCACTACTAACGCAGACTCAGCAGCAATTGCTGAGGGAGTGGAATCAAACTCATCGGGAGTATCTCAATAAAGAGTGTATCCATAAATTATTTGCGGCTCAGGTGGACTTAACACCCTATGCTGTAGCTATTCAGCAAGCAGATGAACAATTAACTTACCGCGAATTGAGCGATCGCGCCAATCAATTAGCCCACCATCTGCAAAGTTTGGGAGTCAAACCAGAAACCTTAGTTGGTATCTGCGTTGAGCGTTCTTTAGAGATGATTGTCGGTTTACTCGGCATTCTCAAAGCCGGGGGTGCATACATTCCCCTTGACCCAGCTTATCCCCAAGAGCGACTGACTGATATTCTCGAAGATACGCAACTGAGCATTCTGCTAACTCAAGAAAGATTCCAGGACAGACTACCAAATTATGCCGGCAAAATCATCTGTTTAGATACGGACTGGTTAGAAATTGCTCAACACAGTACAGCAAATCCGATTAACGAAGTTCAACTCCATAATCTCGCCTACATGATTTATACCTCTGGTTCTACGGGTAAACCTAAAGGGGTGATGATTGAACAGCGATCGCTAACAAATTTTACCCTCACCGCTACACATGAATATGGAATTAATGCAAGCGATAATATTCTGCAATTTGCATCTATCTGTTTTGATGCCTCAGTAGAAGAAATCTTTCCTTGTCTTTTAGTTGGCGCAACATTAGTATTACGAACCGAAGAAATGTTGCACTCCAGCGATGAATTTTGGCGGTGTTGCCAAGAATGGCAGTTAACTGTTTTGGATCTTCCTACAGCCTACTGGCATCAGTTAGTAGCAGAACTTACCCCTGAAGACTCCCGAGTTGCCGAAAGTCTGAGAATGGTGATTATTGGTGGAGAAGAAGCTCAACTCGAAAAAGTGAAGCATTGGCATAGTAGTATTGCCCACCTCTCGAATCCACCCCAATTACTTAATAGTTATGGCCCAACCGAAGCAACGGTTATAACTACTTTAAATTGCTTAACCCCGGCAGCCACCTCTGTTAGCATTGGACGACCTATAAGCAATGCTCAGGTTTATATTCTGGATCGATATCTGCAACCTGTCCCTATAGGAGTTACCGGAGAACTGTACATTGCTGGAGATGGATTAGCCAGAGGATATTGGCAACGTCCTGAACTTACGGCTCTTAAATTTATCGAGAATCCGTTTTACAATCCAAAATCCAAAATCCAAAATCCAAAATTGGAGCGCCTTTATAAAACAGGGGACACAGCACGATTTCGCCCAGATGGCAACCTAGAATATCTCGGTCGTGTTGATAATCAGGTGAAGATTCGGGGTTTCCGCATCGAGTTGGGAGAAATCGAAACGGTGTTGAGTCAACATCCAGAGGTTTTGCAAGCTGTCGTTATTGCTCGTGAAGATATTCCCGGACAAAAACGGCTAGTGGCTTATGTTGTACCTAAATCGCAACTAACCACCGATGAACTGCGGCATTTTCTCAAGCAGAAGTTGCCTAATTATATGGTTCCCTCGGCTTTTGTGCTGTTGAAAGCGCTGCCGATGACTCTCAACCAGAAGGTAGATTACCGTGTCCTACCAGCACCCGAAATATCCCGCAGCGCAGAACCTAACTTTGTTGCACTTCAAACTCCTACAGAAGAGAGATTAGCGGCGATTTGGGCGGAAATCTTAAGATTAAAACAAGTCGGCATCCACGATAACTTCTTTGAATTGGGCGGAGATTCCATCCTCAGCATCCAGGTAATTTCCCGCGCCAATCAAGCGGGTATCCAAATTGCTCCTAAACAGCTATTTCAATACCAAACCATTGCTGAGTTAGCTGCTGTGGCAGGAATTACTCGCCAAGTTAAAGCCGAACAAGGGTTAGTGACTGGCAAGGTGGCGCTGACACCCATCCAACATTGGTTTTTCGAGCAGAAATTGTCGGAACCTGATTACTTTAACCAATCAGTTCTGCTGAAAGTGTCGCCAGACTTGCAACCAGAGCTATTACAGCAAGTTGTGCAACAATTGTTAGTGCATCATGATGCTTTGCGATCGCGCTTTGCACGTCTCCCTTTGGGAGAATCGCAGTTTCAGCAAGAAGAGGAAAACTGGCAGCAGTTTAACGCCCCTACTCAAGAATCGATACCATTTAGCGTCATCGATTTGTCGCACCTGTCGGCAGAAGGACAACAAACAGCAATAAAAACGGCGGATGCGGAACTTCAAGCTAGTTTGAATCTATCTACTGGAGCGATGGCTACGCCCGCCGCCGGCATCGCACGAGTAGCACTGTTTCAATTAGGCAACAATCAACCAGGTCGGTTACTATTCATCATCCATCATTTAGTAGTAGATGGAATTTCGTGGCGGATTTTGCTTGAAGATTTGGCTACTGGTTATCAGCAAATCAGTTGTGGCGAGGCTATTAAATTACCACCTAAAACAACTTCCTGGCAATATTGGAGCGATCGCCTTACAGAATACGCCCAATCATCTGATGAGTTGAATTACTGGCTTAGTGAGTCTAGTTTGAAAGTTACCGCCTTGCCAGTAGATTATCCTTCAGATAAAGAAAATAACACTTTAGCCTCAACCGATTCTGTATCACTTTCTTTAACTGAAGAACACACCCGCGCCCTCTTGCAGGATGTACCCTCTGCCTACAACACTCAAATTAACGATGTGCTGTTGACAGCCTTAGTGCAAAGCTTTGCCCAATGGACGGGACAACCTTCTCTACTGCTTGATTTAGAGGGACATGGACGGGAAGATTTATTTGAAGATGTAGATTTGTCGCGCACTGTGGGTTGGTTTACTACCTTATTCCCCGTTCATTTACAGCTAGAAGAAATTGACCATCCAGGAGAGGCTTTAAAGTTAATTAAAGAACAACTACGGCGTATTCCCAACCGAGGCATCGGTTATGGCGTGTTGCGATATTTGCAGCAGGATGAAAGTACACGCAAACAACTACAAGCACTACCCCAAGCGGAAGTAAGTTTTAACTACCTTGGTCAGTTCGATCAAGTGCTTAAGGCATCTGATGTGTTGGGTTTAGTTGAAGAATTTAAAGCTGAACAGAGTTTACTTAATCAGCGCAGCCATCTATTAGGAGTAGGCGGCTTTATTCATGCAGGAAGACTGGAAATGATTTGGAATTACAGCAATAAAATTCATAAACGAGACACCATCGAGAGTTTAGCCTTTGGGTTCATGGAGAAATTGCGATCGCTCATTACCCACTGTCAATCTGTTGATGCGATCGGTTATACACCTTCGGACTTCTCAGCAGCCAAACTTAGCCAAAAACAGCTTGATAAATTCCTCGCCAAAATCAACAAAAATAAATAG